A single window of Longimicrobiaceae bacterium DNA harbors:
- a CDS encoding carboxypeptidase-like regulatory domain-containing protein — MSATASRSGGCGCGGAAGRTAGYGCDDTQPRQVMGGCTCAEPLRCGVPCLERPLFSAGQLLTADSLRLGQRYLHDRFALRRYLDGVGVVCGMHVRCDPERPGWIIVDAGYAVDACGGDLALCEPVGFDLCAAVNACPRPTLPCGDDVAPAQQVETGPLELGPVFPGTTQPGKLLAVLTGRVFDSTGAPLAGAVIHLDGFPFQAQTGTDGAYRLELEANRIFTVSATQPGYRVATRSAMLALNQITTADFPLVRPQPATPQPPADTTCVYVLRAEPVWEGCDPVPVVTRPGPADPRPECRPSREAASMRLCVQPLAEPNPEARAADRTDRFRRLGQPLFERLGTALEAGGKPAETVVDALLRWVRENPPRSVCGTATLLSELRRAIRGEPPKCDLPEWVRRNPGHALVEIVGHLVDDLREGFLALACHDCAPHPGVRLAHVVIDPRLAGCSGTGCHIAGIDTHPPAREALHPLGTWWRGDRVPLYDGYFRPVHDAAVLLTGRGLTVTPRDAAQAPYTPEMNYLVRGWFEESEGGGQLRRLGVYQQAELYAGYASRVVLWTVAGRVVCIETLTPGGENLPRFSCVEYLTGPLTMQAEPLRGEVSQEVSTPTEMEAAALRDRSSVLAEETAATAAGGGGVVMAPPTLLAALDPAPLEKLITGIGLKSEAEFFRQGIRTLTQLAAADYQNVHAALGGRFPLAPEMFAAMREQAREYMDGSRTVPWADLQLWAAAARARLDPVDGRTA, encoded by the coding sequence ATGAGCGCCACGGCCTCTCGAAGCGGCGGGTGCGGCTGCGGCGGCGCCGCCGGCAGGACCGCCGGGTACGGGTGCGACGACACCCAGCCGCGCCAGGTGATGGGCGGCTGCACCTGCGCCGAGCCCCTGCGCTGCGGCGTCCCCTGCCTGGAGCGCCCCCTGTTCAGCGCCGGGCAGCTGCTCACCGCCGACTCGCTGCGCCTGGGCCAGCGCTATCTCCACGACCGCTTCGCCCTGCGCCGCTACCTGGACGGCGTGGGCGTCGTCTGCGGGATGCACGTGCGCTGCGACCCCGAGCGCCCCGGCTGGATCATCGTGGACGCCGGCTACGCCGTGGACGCCTGCGGCGGCGACCTGGCGCTCTGCGAGCCGGTGGGCTTCGACCTGTGCGCCGCGGTGAACGCGTGCCCCCGCCCCACGCTCCCCTGCGGCGACGACGTGGCCCCGGCGCAGCAGGTGGAGACCGGGCCGCTGGAGCTGGGTCCCGTGTTCCCCGGCACCACCCAGCCCGGGAAGCTCCTGGCGGTGCTCACCGGGCGCGTGTTCGACAGCACCGGCGCCCCGCTGGCCGGGGCCGTTATCCACCTCGACGGCTTCCCGTTCCAGGCGCAGACTGGCACGGATGGCGCCTACCGGCTGGAGTTGGAAGCGAACCGCATCTTCACCGTCAGCGCGACGCAGCCCGGGTACCGGGTGGCCACCCGCTCCGCCATGCTGGCGCTGAACCAGATCACCACGGCCGACTTCCCCCTGGTGCGGCCGCAGCCGGCGACACCCCAGCCGCCGGCCGACACCACCTGCGTGTACGTGCTGCGCGCCGAGCCGGTGTGGGAGGGGTGCGACCCGGTGCCGGTGGTCACCCGCCCGGGCCCGGCCGATCCCCGGCCCGAGTGCCGGCCCTCGCGCGAGGCTGCGTCCATGCGCCTGTGCGTGCAGCCGCTGGCCGAGCCCAATCCCGAGGCGCGCGCGGCCGACCGCACTGACCGCTTCCGCCGCCTGGGGCAGCCGCTGTTCGAGCGGCTTGGCACCGCGCTGGAGGCGGGCGGCAAGCCGGCCGAGACCGTAGTGGACGCGCTGCTGCGCTGGGTGCGCGAAAACCCGCCGCGCTCCGTCTGCGGCACCGCCACGCTGCTCTCCGAGCTGCGCCGCGCCATCCGGGGCGAGCCGCCGAAGTGCGACCTCCCCGAGTGGGTGCGCCGCAACCCCGGCCACGCGCTGGTGGAGATCGTGGGCCATCTGGTGGACGACCTGCGCGAGGGGTTCCTGGCGCTGGCCTGCCACGACTGCGCGCCCCACCCCGGCGTGCGCCTGGCTCACGTGGTGATCGACCCGCGGCTGGCCGGGTGCTCCGGCACCGGCTGCCACATCGCCGGGATCGACACTCATCCTCCCGCGCGCGAGGCGCTGCACCCGCTGGGCACCTGGTGGCGCGGCGACCGGGTGCCGCTCTACGACGGCTATTTCCGCCCCGTACACGACGCCGCAGTGCTCCTCACCGGCCGCGGGCTGACCGTTACCCCGCGCGACGCCGCCCAAGCCCCGTACACGCCCGAGATGAACTACCTGGTGCGCGGATGGTTCGAGGAGAGTGAGGGCGGCGGCCAGCTCCGCCGGCTGGGCGTGTACCAGCAGGCCGAGCTGTACGCGGGCTACGCGTCGAGGGTGGTGCTGTGGACCGTCGCGGGCCGCGTGGTGTGCATCGAGACCCTCACCCCCGGGGGCGAGAACCTGCCCCGCTTCTCCTGTGTCGAGTACCTGACTGGCCCGCTGACCATGCAGGCCGAGCCGCTGCGCGGCGAGGTCAGCCAGGAGGTGTCGACGCCGACGGAGATGGAGGCCGCGGCCCTGCGTGACCGGTCCAGCGTGCTGGCCGAGGAAACCGCGGCGACGGCGGCGGGCGGTGGCGGAGTCGTGATGGCCCCGCCGACGCTACTCGCGGCGCTGGACCCAGCCCCGCTGGAGAAGCTGATCACCGGCATCGGCCTCAAGAGCGAAGCGGAGTTCTTCCGCCAGGGGATCCGCACCCTCACGCAGCTGGCCGCGGCCGACTACCAGAACGTGCACGCCGCGCTCGGCGGGAGGTTCCCCCTGGCGCCCGAGATGTTCGCGGCGATGCGCGAGCAGGCGCGGGAGTACATGGACGGCTCGCGCACCGTGCCCTGGGCCGACCTGCAGCTCTGGGCCGCCGCCGCGCGCGCGCGGCTGGACCCGGTCGACGGGAGGACGGCATGA